A DNA window from Thioalkalivibrio sp. XN279 contains the following coding sequences:
- a CDS encoding phage holin family protein, with protein sequence MNGFLVRMLITAISLWLAALVVPGMHLAGFGTVLGAALVLGIVNAFVRPIVILLTLPLTILTLGLFLLVVNAMMLGLVSAMFSGFSISGFWSAIFGAIFVSFFSWLASAFIGPSGRYEVMVVRRD encoded by the coding sequence ATGAACGGATTCCTGGTACGCATGCTGATCACCGCCATCTCATTGTGGCTCGCGGCCCTGGTGGTGCCGGGCATGCATCTTGCGGGCTTCGGCACCGTGCTCGGCGCGGCGCTGGTGCTCGGCATCGTCAATGCATTCGTGCGGCCGATCGTGATCCTGCTGACCCTGCCGCTGACCATCCTGACGCTCGGGCTGTTCCTGCTCGTGGTCAACGCCATGATGCTGGGCCTGGTCTCGGCGATGTTCAGCGGTTTCAGCATCAGCGGTTTCTGGAGCGCCATTTTCGGCGCCATCTTCGTCAGCTTCTTCAGCTGGCTGGCGTCGGCCTTCATCGGCCCGAGCGGACGCTACGAGGTGATGGTGGTGCGCCGCGACTAG
- a CDS encoding EamA family transporter, with protein MDPIASRLALVTAFAVVYIVWGSTYLAIRVAVQDLPPGLLAGVRFIIAGLVLGALALARGQPLPRAPSDWRTAAIVGVAFIVLGNGVVTWAEQWVPSNQAALIIASGALFTAWFGTFGRRGVPLSTATRLGLLVGLCGTALMVWPQGPVGDAPGGDLFWPKIGIVLSTVAWSWATMYSRNTAVTMKPLMYVACQMLIGGAVLTMIGLLNGELARWTWTLAGIGGLLYLTVFGSCIAYATYMWLINQTTPARLGTIAYVNPAIATVLGWWLLDEQLTRMQLAGMAVIIASVAWVSVSARVIGRR; from the coding sequence CCGTGGTCTACATCGTCTGGGGCTCGACCTACCTCGCAATCCGCGTCGCCGTGCAGGACCTGCCGCCCGGGCTGCTGGCCGGCGTGCGCTTCATCATCGCGGGGCTGGTGCTGGGCGCGCTGGCCCTGGCGCGCGGCCAGCCGTTGCCGCGCGCACCGTCCGACTGGCGCACCGCCGCGATCGTCGGGGTCGCCTTCATCGTGCTCGGCAACGGCGTCGTCACCTGGGCCGAGCAATGGGTGCCGTCCAACCAGGCGGCCCTGATCATCGCCAGCGGGGCGCTGTTCACGGCGTGGTTCGGCACCTTCGGGAGGCGCGGCGTGCCGTTGAGCACGGCCACGCGCCTGGGCCTGCTGGTGGGCCTGTGCGGCACCGCGCTCATGGTCTGGCCGCAGGGGCCGGTGGGCGACGCACCCGGCGGCGACCTGTTCTGGCCCAAGATCGGGATCGTCCTGTCGACGGTGGCCTGGTCCTGGGCCACGATGTACAGCCGCAATACCGCGGTGACCATGAAGCCGTTGATGTACGTCGCCTGCCAGATGCTCATCGGCGGCGCCGTGCTCACCATGATCGGCCTGCTCAACGGCGAGCTGGCGCGCTGGACCTGGACCCTCGCGGGCATCGGCGGCCTGCTCTACCTGACGGTGTTCGGCTCCTGCATCGCCTACGCCACCTACATGTGGCTGATCAACCAGACCACCCCGGCGCGTCTCGGCACCATCGCCTACGTCAATCCGGCCATTGCCACGGTGCTGGGCTGGTGGCTGCTCGACGAGCAGCTGACGCGCATGCAGCTCGCCGGCATGGCGGTGATCATCGCCAGCGTGGCATGGGTCAGCGTCAGCGCGCGGGTCATCGGCCGGCGCTGA